The Cetobacterium sp. 8H DNA window TTACTATCAACAATAATTGAAGATCCTCTTATATCATCATATTTTATTAAAAAGAAATTTTTATATTTTGGATTTAAAAATGCTTTATAAAGAGCTAGGGCTCTAATTTGACTTTCTATATATACTTTTTTCTTCAAATGCAACATAACTAACTCTTTAAATTTTGCAAATTTATCCTCTTTAAATAACATTATTGAGTTGTCTATTATGAAGTCATTCGATATTACAACTCCTACTCCTAGTATTTTTTCTAATGGAATTAAGCTTTCTTCTACAATTTTTTTTATATATAAAACTATTGTTTCAGAAAATTTTTCAAAGTTATTTTTATAATTATTTTCCATTTCAAAACTATATATATTTTCATTTTTTAAATTTGTTATGTTTATTTCTATTATTTTTGCTCCAATCAATACTCCTATAGAAAGAAAACGTTCATAATTTATAAGTAAAATATTTTTTTTACGACCTTTGTCATCTATTTTTTTTTCTTCTATCAAAATATTATCTGCAACAAGTTTTTTTGAAATTTTTGTTAACGCTGCTGGAGAAACCATTATATTTTCTGCTATTTCTAATTTATTAGATCCCTCGCTAAAATTGATAAACCTTAATAAATTAGTGATATTCTTATTTTGACTCTTCAATTCCATCTCTCTCTCCTTAAAATTTTTATTGACAAATATATTTTTTTGTTATATATTTTTAATATACATTTTCACACGATGAAAATTTTAAACGATTATATCTACTTTTTTTTAACCTTGTTAAAAAATAAGTTAGATCTCTGATAAATAAATTATATCATATTTTAATAATAAGGTGCTAAACTTATTATATATTAACCAATATCCTCCAGGTATTTGGTTAGAAACCCGTTTAAAGAGGAGACATTCCCGTTGTCTCCTCTTTATATTTTAATTGATTTTTTATCTTTTTTTTGCTACAGTTTTAAATAAGTAAAACAAAGTAAAATAGGAGGCACAAATGAAAATAAAACCTATCGGAAAAAGAATTTTAGTAAAACCTCTTGTTACAGAGGAGAAAACTACTACTGGAATTTTACTTATCCAAAATAGCGAAGAAAAAAGCTACAGAATAGGCGAAGTTTTATCTGTGAGTGATCACGATGAAATTTTAACTACATTTAAACTTAATGATCATGTCATTTTTTCTAAAAAAACTGGTATAAAAATTGAAAGATTTGGTGAAACTCTTGTTCTTTTAGAATTAGATGAAGTTTTAGGAATATTAGAAGACTAAAAAAACTGCTCCATTTTTGGAGCAGTTTTTTTATAATATTTCTTTTAAATCCTCTTCTTTAAATGAATATTTTTTTCCACAGAAATGACATTCAGCTTCAACTTCATTCTTTTCATCAAGAATCTCTTTTAACTGTTCTTTTCCTAAAGTTATAACAGCTTTATAAAATTTTTCTCTACTACAATCACAACTATAGCTAATCTCTTTCGAATCTAAAATTTCATATTCCTCTATTAATTTTTCATGACTTTCAT harbors:
- a CDS encoding ROK family transcriptional regulator; this encodes MELKSQNKNITNLLRFINFSEGSNKLEIAENIMVSPAALTKISKKLVADNILIEEKKIDDKGRKKNILLINYERFLSIGVLIGAKIIEINITNLKNENIYSFEMENNYKNNFEKFSETIVLYIKKIVEESLIPLEKILGVGVVISNDFIIDNSIMLFKEDKFAKFKELVMLHLKKKVYIESQIRALALYKAFLNPKYKNFFLIKYDDIRGSSIIVDSNLLNPVVSHYRSMGNRHFIVEPNSEIYCDICKKRGCFETMVAPKYLFQEILKENNYSERIRLLYEKMSFEEFIERAEKGEVLECKTLRKVAKYIAILIINHNNFLPLDTFLLSGKVFKSQLFISYLKMYLQEFQLAEVHEKLIVLDADSDEEKKIGSFLAINYIFYNYHLDISEDTEEIL
- a CDS encoding co-chaperone GroES, with translation MKIKPIGKRILVKPLVTEEKTTTGILLIQNSEEKSYRIGEVLSVSDHDEILTTFKLNDHVIFSKKTGIKIERFGETLVLLELDEVLGILED